A single region of the Xenopus laevis strain J_2021 chromosome 4L, Xenopus_laevis_v10.1, whole genome shotgun sequence genome encodes:
- the rgs4.L gene encoding regulator of G-protein signaling 4 — protein sequence MGSSSSRAATNWTDRSSETDTRQRSNSSRVWEPDLTSKMCKGLAGVTAFPATCLKSAKDIKHRLGFLLQKADGCEHSPCLKKDKPGSQRLRQEEVKKWAESLENLINNECGLAAFRSFLQSEYSEENIDFWLACENYKKIKTPAKLPEQAQKIYEDFISVEATREVNLDSTTREETSNNILQPTSSTFDEAQHRIFILMEKDSYRRFLKSNFYHDVVNLSSSGASTKKMKGLTTDSNPFIPQCA from the exons ATGGGAAGCAGCAGCAGCCGAGCAGCGACAAACTGGACAGACAGATCCAGCGAGACAGACACACGACAAAGATCTAACAGCAGCAGAGTCTGGGAACCTGATCTTACTTCAAAGATGTGCAAGGGACTGGCCGGAGTGACAGCTTTCCCTGCTACCTGTCTGAAAAG TGCTAAAGATATCAAGCACCGCTTGGGATTCCTGCTGCAGAAAGCAGACGGGTGTGAACACAGCCCATGCCTAAAGAAAGACAAACCTGGTAGCCAGAG GCTGAGACAAGAGGAAGTAAAGAAATGGGCTGAATCTTTGGAGAACctgataaataatgaat GTGGTTTGGCAGCTTTTCGGTCCTTCCTTCAATCAGAATACAGTGAGGAAAACATTGATTTCTGGTTAGCCTGcgagaattacaaaaaaatcaagaCCCCTGCAAAATTACCAGAGCAAGCTCAGAAGATCTATGAAGACTTCATCTCAGTGGAGGCCACAAGAGAA GTGAACTTGGACTCAACCACCCGCGAGGAGACAAGCAATAATATCCTACAACCCACCTCTTCTACCTTTGATGAGGCCCAGCACAGGATATTTATCTTGATGGAGAAGGATTCCTACAGGCGCTTCCTCAAGTCCAATTTCTACCATGATGTTGTAAACTTGAGCAGCAGTGGGGCAAGCACCAAGAAAATGAAAGGTCTCACCACAGACAGCAACCCCTTCATCCCCCAGTGTGCTTGA